A genomic segment from Gossypium hirsutum isolate 1008001.06 chromosome D04, Gossypium_hirsutum_v2.1, whole genome shotgun sequence encodes:
- the LOC107898340 gene encoding putative clathrin assembly protein At1g25240 yields the protein MGLWKKVTGIIKDKNSIVWANFSSKSSFRNPDLETSIIKATSHDEYHIDKRNAQIVFSWIRASPISLRPLVWALSRRMEKTRSWVVAVKGLMLMHGVFYCKVPAVEKMGRLPFDLSSFTDGDTTSGKTWGFNAFVREYYAFLDQRALVLSEKDNRKADDRSPMAQQLSKLQKLQSLLDMLLQVKPRAENMKLPLILEAMDCIIIEIYDVYSRICAEITKVLLNIYSVKKPEAATALKVLQKAMTQGEELSSFFDSCKEFGVMNANEFPTVAQIPKEEVEELERIVNWASDTTYEDSIGDYSIEENDKTAAIVEHKEALKTFIIIINKKFQI from the exons atggGGTTATGGAAGAAGGTCACTGGCATTATTAAAGATAAGAACAGCATAGTTTGGGCTAATTTTTCCAGCAAAAGTTCGTTTCGGAATCCCGATCTCGAGACCTCCATCATCAAAGCCACGAGCCATGATGAGTATCATATTGATAAAAGGAATGCTCAAATTGTGTTCTCGTGGATACGAGCGTCGCCGATTAGTCTTCGTCCTCTAGTTTGGGCTTTGTCTAGGAGAATGGAGAAGACTCGGAGTTGGGTCGTTGCCGTTAAAGGTTTAATGCTAATGCACGGTGTGTTTTATTGTAAAGTTCCCGCCGTCGAAAAGATGGGGCGGTTGCCATTCGATTTATCGAGTTTCACCGACGGGGATACAACGTCGGGAAAGACATGGGGTTTCAATGCTTTTGTACGTGAATACTATGCGTTTTTAGACCAACGAGCCCTCGTTTTGTCGGAAAAAGACAATCGAAAAGCCGATGATCGTTCGCCGATGGCGCAACAACTGTCGAAACTACAAAAATTGCAATCTTTGCTAGATATGTTGCTACAAGTCAAGCCACGAGCTGAAAACATGAAACTCCCGTTGATTCTCGAAGCTATGGATTGTATCATTATTGAGATATACGACGTTTATAGCCGGATTTGCGCCGAGATCACCAAGGTGCTGTTGAACATATACTCGGTCAAAAAACCCGAAGCAGCGACGGCATTGAAGGTTCTCCAAAAGGCGATGACACAAGGCGAGGAACTTTCATCGTTTTTCGACTCTTGTAAGGAATTCGGTGTCATGAATGCCAACGAGTTCCCCACGGTCGCTCAGATCCCGAAGGAAGAAGTCGAAGAACTCGAGAGAATCGTCAATTGGGCTTCAGATACGACCTACGAAGATTCCATCGGGGATTATAGTATCGAGGAAAATGACAAAACGGCGGCCATTGTTGAACACAAGGAAGCTTTGAAGACA TTTATAATTATCATCAACAAGAAATTCCAGATTTAA
- the LOC107898751 gene encoding uncharacterized protein — protein sequence MSSTPYFSPQFPSLDVFERKESEVLPVEGSHRSWETRIDGGMDLDFRRQPHAVEFDVDFWPVEHPMEPQDEDRPVKCPMSAASSINDGKGHEEMVVGESSRKRSEQPQTVNGIGVAAMMEPLVRAVRKRQHTLTRDNHITVEPRIGKPSLPPIPTPTLTGSQMLQQLDKA from the exons ATGAGCTCAACACCGTATTTCTCTCCCCAATTCCCCTCTCTCGATGTTTTC GAAAGAAAGGAAAGTGAAGTATTACCGGTAGAGGGGAGTCACCGGAGCTGGGAGACTAGAATCGACGGTGGTATGGACTTGGACTTTCGCCGGCAGCCGCATGCGGTGGAGTTCGACGTTGATTTCTGGCCCGTTGAACATCCTATGGAACCACAAGATGAAGATCGGCCTGTTAAATGCCCAATGTCAGCTGCTTCGTCCATCAAT GATGGAAAAGGGCATGAAGAAATGGTAGTCGGAGAGAGTTCGCGTAAGAGATCAGAACAACCACAAACGGTGAACGGAATTGGGGTGGCAGCAATGATGGAGCCACTGGTAAGAGCGGTGCGTAAAAGGCAACACACGCTCACCCGCGACAACCACATAACGGTGGAGCCTCGTATCGGAAAACCGTCTCTCCCTCCGATCCCGACTCCAACTCTTACCGGTTCCCAAATGCTTCAACAACTAGACAAAGCTTAA
- the LOC107898053 gene encoding putative clathrin assembly protein At2g25430, producing the protein MTKSFQQAFNALKEHTCLSYAKIATMGGLCNVDHIIVKATAPNSSPLSDKYVHQLLRLFAISPPCCRAFSLGFARRFGKTRSWRVALKCLLLLHRLLRSSPEDSLFRTELLINRSNGSISLYPCNFRDVSSSDPESFTVFIRSYARLLDEISNEDNHRARPGPPDNSPEEIGRVLEVLEQIQSLIDRVIECKPTGVTTRNFLIQTAMKHIIRDSFVCYTVFKNDIVFLLENMFQMPTYQCCISAFSVYKKAALQADQLYEFYQWCKLMGVCGCYEYPFVDRIPLLQIQALESFINGMWEIKDDDGDHQSPSSSPLSSTAEKVGDEGEEERQPLIKLNDDDDDDSWEDILEASVINFSSHGSDEKDEWRIQVYNPFDGKYVSSDPNYPWGL; encoded by the coding sequence ATGACTAAATCATTTCAACAAGCTTTCAATGCTTTAAAAGAGCATACATGCCTTAGCTACGCCAAAATCGCCACCATGGGAGGCCTTTGCAACGTTGATCACATCATTGTAAAAGCAACGGCTCCGAACAGTTCTCCGTTATCCGACAAATACGTCCACCAATTGCTCCGGCTATTCGCCATTTCTCCACCTTGTTGCCGAGCTTTCTCCCTTGGTTTCGCTCGCCGCTTCGGGAAAACTCGAAGCTGGCGAGtcgcattaaaatgcttactcctACTCCACCGACTACTTCGCTCGTCGCCCGAAGACAGCCTTTTTCGAACCGAACTATTAATCAATCGGTCCAACGGTTCAATCTCTTTATACCCTTGCAATTTCCGTGACGTTTCGTCATCGGACCCCGAGAGTTTCACCGTGTTTATCCGGTCCTACGCTCGTTTACTCGACGAAATCTCCAACGAAGATAATCATCGCGCCCGCCCCGGACCGCCCGATAATTCGCCGGAAGAAATCGGAAGAGTTCTCGAAGTGTTAGAACAGATTCAAAGTTTGATCGACCGTGTCATCGAATGTAAACCGACCGGGGTCACGACACGAAACTTCTTGATTCAAACGGCGATGAAGCATATAATCCGTGACAGCTTCGTATGTTACACCGTGTTcaaaaacgacatcgttttcttGCTGGAAAACATGTTCCAAATGCCGACATACCAGTGTTGTATATCGGCGTTTAGTGTATATAAAAAAGCAGCTTTACAAGCGGACCAGTTATATGAGTTTTATCAATGGTGTAAACTTATGGGTGTATGTGGGTGTTATGAATATCCATTTGTGGATCGAATCCCATTGTTGCAAATTCAAGCTCTTGAAAGCTTCATTAATGGTATGTGGGAAATAAAGGATGATGATGGTGATCAtcaatcaccatcatcatcaccGTTATCATCGACGGCTGAAAAGGTGGGTGATGAAGGTGAAGAAGAACGACAGCCGTTGATTAAgctaaatgatgatgatgatgatgatagctGGGAAGATATATTGGAAGCTTCTGTGATTAATTTCAGTAGCCATGGAAGTGATGAAAAAGATGAATGGAGGATTCAAGTTTACAATCCTTTTGATGGGAAATATGTAAGCAGTGACCCTAATTATCCATGGGGACTTTGA
- the LOC107898752 gene encoding prolyl 3-hydroxylase 2 isoform X2 has protein sequence MADIEMEEDHPRLILHNFLTEDECKELEFIHKSCSTIGYRPNVFSTTLSHLIATNSAHLIIPFLPIRDRLKEKVEETFGCEYELVTEFTGLISWSRGASIGWHSDDNRPYLKQRDFTAVCYLNSYGKDFEGGLFHFQDGEPKTIAPMVGDAVIYTADGRNTHSVDEVTSGERLTLTLWFSRDSSHDEDAKLILLLEENVLHKSNNVPWSLLPLPASDNMYWFSPHQASNQDIGFDIRLGRLHALGFDVYYSRDMNFGSDLSELLMEPMQLARRDQLLDHKFVNVLHSLQVAQFYFWEGCKSQAFTNEVQSGKAVRLSRSQSEKITQVGVNRDIMLCVRPVQLGGVFYKISWTAIGIV, from the exons atggcgGACATTGAGATGGAGGAAGACCATCCCAggttaattttacataatttcctCACAGAAGATGAATGCAAG GAATTGGAGTTCATACACAAGAGCTGTAGTACGATTGGATACAGGCCAAACGTATTTTCAACGACGCTTTCTCATCTCATAGCCACTAATTCTGCTCATCTAATCATCCCTTTTCTTCCCATCAGAG ATAGGTTGAAAGAGAAGGTAGAGGAGACCTTTGGTTGTGAATATGAGCTTGTTACGGAGTTTACTGGCCTCATTAG TTGGAGCAGAGGAGCAAGCATAGGTTGGCATAGTGATGATAACAGGCCTTATCTCAAGCAACGTGATTTTACG GCAGTCTGTTATTTGAATAGTTACGGAAAGGATTTCGAAGGTGGACTGTTTCATTTCCAAGACGGGGAACCGAAAACAATTGCACCTATGGTCGGA GATGCTGTCATTTATACAGCTGACGGCCGTAATACACATTCCGTTGATGAG GTAACTAGCGGAGAACGGCTGACACTTACTTTATGGTTCAGCCGTGATAGTTCCCATGACGAGGATGCTAAACTTATTTTGCTACTTGAAGAAAACGTATTACACAAGTCTAACAATGTGCCATGGTCATTGCTACCTTTGCCAGCATCAGATAATATGTATTGGTTTTCTCCTCATCAAGCTTCTAATCAGGACATCGGATTCGATATTCGTTTGGGAAGATTACATGCTCTTGGATTTGACGTATATTATTCTCGAGACATGAACTTCGGCTCAGATTTATCCGAACTCCTCATGGAACCAATGCAATTAGCAAGGCGAGATCAGTTGCTTGACCATAAATTTGTCAATGTTCTGCATTCACTTCAG GTGGCGCAATTTTATTTTTGGGAAGGATGCAAATCTCAAGCTTTCACAAACGAGGTTCAATCCGGCAAGGCGGTTCGACTATCACGATCACAATCAGAGAAGATTACTCAG GTTGGTGTGAACCGTGACATTATGCTTTGTGTTCGTCCTGTCCAATTAGGAGGTGTCTTCTACAAAATAAGTTGGACGGCAATCGGCATTGTTTAG
- the LOC107898752 gene encoding uncharacterized protein isoform X1, translated as MADIEMEEDHPRLILHNFLTEDECKELEFIHKSCSTIGYRPNVFSTTLSHLIATNSAHLIIPFLPIRDRLKEKVEETFGCEYELVTEFTGLISWSRGASIGWHSDDNRPYLKQRDFTAVCYLNSYGKDFEGGLFHFQDGEPKTIAPMVGDAVIYTADGRNTHSVDEVTSGERLTLTLWFSRDSSHDEDAKLILLLEENVLHKSNNVPWSLLPLPASDNMYWFSPHQASNQDIGFDIRLGRLHALGFDVYYSRDMNFGSDLSELLMEPMQLARRDQLLDHKFVNVLHSLQVAQFYFWEGCKSQAFTNEVQSGKAVRLSRSQSEKITQVNSVFLKDTKLVETVFQSAGQCYFNLATFSAAITEWEDYSCKLHKEILLSLPQWRAHQAIYSVKFDV; from the exons atggcgGACATTGAGATGGAGGAAGACCATCCCAggttaattttacataatttcctCACAGAAGATGAATGCAAG GAATTGGAGTTCATACACAAGAGCTGTAGTACGATTGGATACAGGCCAAACGTATTTTCAACGACGCTTTCTCATCTCATAGCCACTAATTCTGCTCATCTAATCATCCCTTTTCTTCCCATCAGAG ATAGGTTGAAAGAGAAGGTAGAGGAGACCTTTGGTTGTGAATATGAGCTTGTTACGGAGTTTACTGGCCTCATTAG TTGGAGCAGAGGAGCAAGCATAGGTTGGCATAGTGATGATAACAGGCCTTATCTCAAGCAACGTGATTTTACG GCAGTCTGTTATTTGAATAGTTACGGAAAGGATTTCGAAGGTGGACTGTTTCATTTCCAAGACGGGGAACCGAAAACAATTGCACCTATGGTCGGA GATGCTGTCATTTATACAGCTGACGGCCGTAATACACATTCCGTTGATGAG GTAACTAGCGGAGAACGGCTGACACTTACTTTATGGTTCAGCCGTGATAGTTCCCATGACGAGGATGCTAAACTTATTTTGCTACTTGAAGAAAACGTATTACACAAGTCTAACAATGTGCCATGGTCATTGCTACCTTTGCCAGCATCAGATAATATGTATTGGTTTTCTCCTCATCAAGCTTCTAATCAGGACATCGGATTCGATATTCGTTTGGGAAGATTACATGCTCTTGGATTTGACGTATATTATTCTCGAGACATGAACTTCGGCTCAGATTTATCCGAACTCCTCATGGAACCAATGCAATTAGCAAGGCGAGATCAGTTGCTTGACCATAAATTTGTCAATGTTCTGCATTCACTTCAG GTGGCGCAATTTTATTTTTGGGAAGGATGCAAATCTCAAGCTTTCACAAACGAGGTTCAATCCGGCAAGGCGGTTCGACTATCACGATCACAATCAGAGAAGATTACTCAGGTGAATTCCGTTTTTCTGAAGGATACTAAACTGGTTGAAACAGTTTTTCAAAGTGCGGGTCAATGTTATTTCAATTTAGCCACTTTTTCTGCTGCAATCACTGAATGGGAGGATTATTCATGTAAgttacataaagaaattttattgagcTTGCCTCAATGGAGAGCTCATCAAGCTATTTATAGTGTAAAATTTGATGTGTAG